The following are from one region of the Variovorax sp. V213 genome:
- the trpD gene encoding anthranilate phosphoribosyltransferase, with protein sequence MITPQEALQRTIEHREVFHDEMLHIVRLIMSGECSPVMMAALITGLRVKKETIGEITAAAQVMREVSTKVPVKDTTHLVDIVGTGGDGSHTFNISTCSMFVAAAAGAKVSKHGGRSVSSKSGSADVLESLGVNINLQPEQIARSIEQVGIGFMFAPNHHPAMKNVAPVRKELGIKTIFNILGPLTNPAGAPNILMGVFHPDLVGIQVRALQRLGTEHAMVVYGRDGMDEISLGAATMVGELKDGEIREYELHPEDFGFSMSSNRALRVETPEQSKAMLLGVLDNQSGPALDIVLLNAGAALYAANVVDSIAAGIERAREAIASGAARAKLAELVKASTAV encoded by the coding sequence ATGATCACTCCCCAGGAAGCGCTGCAGCGCACCATCGAACACCGCGAGGTCTTCCACGACGAAATGCTGCACATCGTGCGGCTCATCATGAGCGGCGAGTGCTCGCCCGTGATGATGGCGGCGCTGATCACCGGCCTGCGCGTCAAGAAGGAAACCATCGGCGAAATCACGGCGGCCGCGCAGGTGATGCGCGAGGTGTCGACCAAGGTGCCGGTGAAGGACACCACGCATCTGGTCGACATCGTCGGTACCGGTGGCGACGGTTCGCACACCTTCAACATCTCGACCTGCTCGATGTTCGTCGCGGCCGCGGCCGGTGCCAAGGTGAGCAAGCACGGCGGCCGCAGTGTGTCGAGCAAGTCGGGCAGCGCCGACGTGCTGGAGTCGCTCGGGGTCAACATCAACCTGCAGCCGGAGCAGATCGCGCGCTCCATCGAGCAGGTGGGCATCGGCTTCATGTTTGCGCCCAACCACCATCCGGCCATGAAGAACGTTGCGCCGGTGCGGAAGGAGTTGGGCATCAAGACCATCTTCAACATCCTCGGACCGCTGACCAATCCGGCCGGCGCGCCGAACATCCTGATGGGGGTGTTCCACCCCGACCTGGTCGGCATCCAGGTGCGCGCGCTGCAGCGCCTGGGCACCGAGCACGCCATGGTGGTGTACGGCCGCGACGGCATGGACGAAATCTCGCTCGGCGCCGCCACCATGGTGGGCGAGCTCAAGGACGGCGAGATCCGCGAGTACGAGCTGCACCCCGAGGACTTCGGCTTTTCCATGTCGAGCAATCGCGCGCTGCGCGTGGAAACGCCCGAGCAATCGAAGGCCATGCTGCTGGGGGTGCTCGACAATCAGTCCGGCCCGGCGCTGGACATCGTGCTGCTCAACGCCGGCGCGGCGCTGTATGCGGCCAACGTGGTCGATTCGATAGCCGCGGGCATCGAGCGCGCGCGCGAGGCGATTGCATCTGGCGCCGCGCGGGCCAAGCTGGCCGAGCTGGTCAAGGCCTCCACGGCCGTTTGA